From Romeriopsis navalis LEGE 11480, the proteins below share one genomic window:
- the bcsA gene encoding UDP-forming cellulose synthase catalytic subunit yields the protein MTPNKSELPNRGKSGTFAAWLVDLIPNIFDKVLAKAGKWQLFLLMFIVILLSIPFIVTPVTPVEQGIIGVSLTAFAWLVTTVERKQSSNKNTEYLHLFLVWLSLVTTFRYLFYRTNYTLNLTSGWVDATFSIVLYVAELYAIMTLGLSFFQTLKLKDRKPIDISGIPTDELYSVDIYIPTYSEDVEIVRKTVLGALAIDYPAEKKRVYVLDDGRAEKFKARRAELIQMCQELGCEHLTRDNNDHAKAGNINTALRKTPGELVLILDCDHIPSRNMLQETVGFFSKPVVSLVQTPHWFYNPDPFERNLQTDGEVPVGNELFYKVIQKGNDFWNAAFFCGSAAIVRKSHLLEIGGIAVETVTEDCHTSLRLHSKGYESVYYDKIMVAGLAPEKFSAYVGQQVRWARGMAQILRLENPLFNPRLRLSVPQRICYFSATSHFFFGFPRLMYAIAPALFLVFGINPIRGLGLETLAYALPHFFISTYANYITYKHVRFSFWNEIYEFAMSFQAGIVTFLALVNPKLGSFNVTDKGQQVTKRSFDWTSSKGLVFAGALVAASIMAVPFWLILRPESTEAVLVNVFWSIFNLLLIISALMVAFEQPQLRRSHRLDRKLDVLLYSEEKTIKGRTINVSETGCQVVIDSWADLLDEVDLELIGDFGARAFLKAQVIRATPMNETELLLSLDFVSPTQAQFDALNLVIYSDVEEWYSQRREAMDDPMQSFKFLASSVVRSFQERTPASNNVRIRKQIKAHAQVYWKGSFYGGRITEIGNRSLRIEVPANKIPDVDMLRDVQPLVGILISQEADDPQPKRLLVQVDDVHHIADEFGNRVALELEFPDQIMPRQQGKIRQLVKGLA from the coding sequence ATGACCCCTAATAAATCAGAACTGCCGAATCGCGGCAAAAGCGGCACTTTTGCCGCTTGGTTGGTTGATCTAATCCCCAATATTTTCGATAAAGTTCTCGCCAAAGCGGGTAAATGGCAGCTATTTCTGCTGATGTTTATCGTGATTTTGCTCTCGATTCCATTTATCGTGACGCCGGTGACGCCGGTGGAACAAGGGATTATTGGGGTATCACTCACAGCCTTTGCCTGGTTGGTCACGACCGTTGAGCGCAAACAGAGCAGCAATAAAAATACCGAATATCTCCATCTGTTTTTAGTCTGGTTGAGTTTGGTCACCACCTTTCGATATCTGTTCTACCGCACCAACTACACCCTGAATCTGACTTCAGGCTGGGTCGATGCCACATTTAGTATTGTGCTGTACGTGGCCGAGCTGTACGCGATTATGACCTTGGGGCTGTCGTTTTTTCAGACCCTCAAGCTCAAGGATCGTAAGCCAATCGATATCAGTGGCATTCCCACCGATGAACTGTATTCCGTCGATATCTATATTCCGACTTACAGTGAGGATGTGGAAATCGTCCGTAAAACGGTACTCGGCGCCCTCGCGATCGACTATCCAGCGGAAAAGAAACGGGTTTATGTACTCGATGATGGCCGGGCCGAGAAGTTCAAAGCTCGGCGGGCCGAACTCATTCAAATGTGTCAAGAGCTGGGTTGTGAGCATTTAACTCGGGACAACAATGATCATGCCAAGGCCGGCAACATCAACACGGCACTGCGCAAAACTCCCGGTGAGTTGGTCTTGATTCTGGACTGTGACCATATTCCGTCCCGCAATATGCTGCAAGAGACGGTGGGCTTCTTCTCAAAGCCAGTGGTTTCTCTGGTGCAAACCCCACACTGGTTTTATAACCCCGACCCGTTTGAACGAAATTTGCAAACCGATGGCGAAGTCCCGGTTGGCAACGAACTGTTCTACAAGGTGATTCAGAAGGGTAACGATTTCTGGAATGCCGCTTTCTTTTGCGGTTCGGCGGCAATCGTACGGAAGTCACACTTGCTAGAAATTGGGGGAATTGCGGTTGAGACTGTGACCGAGGACTGTCACACCTCTTTGCGCCTGCATTCGAAGGGCTATGAGTCCGTCTACTACGACAAAATCATGGTCGCGGGACTGGCGCCGGAGAAATTCTCGGCCTATGTCGGCCAACAGGTGCGTTGGGCGCGGGGCATGGCCCAGATTTTGCGGCTAGAAAACCCGCTGTTTAACCCCCGCCTAAGGCTATCGGTACCCCAACGGATTTGCTACTTCAGTGCAACATCGCACTTCTTCTTTGGCTTTCCGCGTTTGATGTATGCGATCGCCCCTGCGCTATTTTTGGTCTTCGGGATTAACCCGATTCGGGGTTTAGGTTTAGAAACCTTAGCCTATGCCTTGCCGCACTTTTTTATCTCAACCTACGCCAACTACATCACTTACAAGCATGTGCGTTTCTCGTTCTGGAACGAGATTTACGAATTTGCGATGTCCTTCCAAGCCGGGATTGTGACGTTCTTAGCCTTGGTCAACCCGAAACTCGGTTCGTTTAATGTGACGGACAAAGGCCAACAAGTCACAAAGCGCAGCTTTGACTGGACTTCTTCCAAGGGTTTGGTATTCGCCGGGGCGCTCGTGGCGGCATCGATTATGGCCGTGCCATTCTGGTTGATTCTACGACCGGAATCAACCGAGGCCGTTTTGGTTAACGTCTTCTGGAGCATCTTTAACCTACTGTTGATTATTTCAGCCTTGATGGTGGCCTTTGAGCAACCACAGCTTCGCCGGTCACACCGCTTAGATCGAAAACTTGATGTCTTGCTTTATAGCGAAGAGAAAACGATCAAGGGTCGCACGATTAACGTGAGTGAAACCGGGTGTCAGGTGGTGATTGATTCCTGGGCTGACTTACTCGATGAAGTTGATCTAGAGCTCATTGGTGACTTTGGCGCCCGAGCCTTCTTGAAAGCCCAGGTGATCCGAGCCACCCCCATGAATGAAACAGAGTTATTGCTGTCTTTGGACTTCGTTAGTCCGACGCAAGCGCAGTTCGACGCCCTGAATCTCGTGATTTATTCCGATGTGGAGGAGTGGTACTCCCAGCGTCGAGAGGCGATGGACGATCCCATGCAATCGTTTAAGTTCCTCGCGAGCAGCGTTGTACGCTCTTTCCAGGAACGGACGCCCGCATCCAACAATGTCCGCATCCGCAAACAGATTAAGGCCCATGCTCAGGTTTACTGGAAGGGCAGTTTCTATGGCGGTCGCATTACGGAAATCGGGAACCGCAGTTTGCGGATTGAAGTACCGGCGAATAAGATTCCGGATGTTGATATGCTGCGTGATGTCCAGCCACTCGTGGGCATTTTAATTAGCCAAGAAGCTGACGATCCACAGCCCAAGCGATTGTTGGTGCAGGTGGATGATGTCCATCACATCGCGGATGAATTCGGCAATCGCGTTGCCCTCGAGCTAGAATTCCCTGACCAAATTATGCCGCGTCAACAAGGCAAGATTCGTCAGTTGGTCAAAGGTCTCGCGTAA
- a CDS encoding NUDIX hydrolase gives GKIRYEPIGFELLPQKFTLSQLQQLYELILATSLDKRNFRKKILKMGLLIELDEYQTNVSHRAARFYQFDESAYRSLKAQGFNFEL, from the coding sequence GGGAAAAATTCGTTATGAACCGATCGGGTTTGAACTGTTACCGCAGAAATTTACCCTGTCTCAACTCCAGCAGCTTTACGAGCTAATTCTGGCCACTTCCCTCGATAAACGGAACTTCCGTAAGAAAATTCTCAAAATGGGTTTGCTCATCGAACTTGACGAATACCAGACGAATGTTTCGCACCGGGCCGCCCGGTTTTATCAGTTTGACGAAAGTGCTTATCGATCGCTCAAAGCCCAAGGCTTCAATTTTGAACTTTAG